In Daucus carota subsp. sativus chromosome 4, DH1 v3.0, whole genome shotgun sequence, one DNA window encodes the following:
- the LOC108218940 gene encoding remorin 4.1, translated as MSSDQIVTTSTSTTAQPDQEHEDDEQIMSIRDIHALNPPRPPPPLPRRREAWETSSHQSSMSMASNEGSENFTTISREFNALVLAGSAVENNRSESDHGGGNNGNYNLGMIGEEDETNPLAIVPDTNPMASPRRQSGSGSAIAGASSSMSNSHSEVSVQRVKKEEVETKISAWQNAKIAKINNRFKREDAIINGWENEQIQKSTSWMKKIERKLEEKRARALEKMQNDTAKAHRKAEERRASAEARRGTKVAKVYEIANLMKAVGRAPSKRSFF; from the exons ATGTCAAGTGATCAGATAGTTACAACTAGTACTAGCACTACTGCTCAGCCAGACCAGGAGCATGAAGATGATGAGCAAATCATGAGTATCAGAGACATCCATGCTCTGAACCCGCCGCGTCCTCCTCCTCCTCTGCCTCGACGTAGGGAAGCTTGGGAAACAAGTAGCCACCAGTCGTCGATGTCCATGGCTAGCAATGAAGGGAGTGAGAATTTTACTACTATCAGTAGGGAGTTTAATGCACTGGTTCTTGCAGGGTCTGCTGTGGAGAATAACCGGAGTGAGAGTGATCATGGTGGTGGGAATAATGGAAATTATAACTTGGGGATGATCGGGGAGGAGGATGAGACGAACCCTTTGGCTATTGTGCCAGATACTAATCCTATGGCGTCTCCTAGGCGGCAGAGTGGGAGTGGTAGTGCTATTGCTGGTGCTTCTTCTTCCATGAGTAATAGTCATAGTGAAGTGTCGGTACAGAGGGTGAAGAAAGAGGAGGTGGAGACCAAGATAAGTGCATGGCAAAATGCTAAGATTGCCAAGATTAATAATAGGTTTAAGCGCGAAGATGCGATTATTAATGGATGGGAGAATGAGCAGATTCAGAAATCCACTTCTTGGATGAAGAAAATTGAG AGAAAGCTAGAGGAGAAAAGAGCAAGAGCCCTGGAAAAGATGCAGAATGATACAGCAAAAGCACATAGAAAAGCAGAGGAAAGGAGAGCATCCGCAGAGGCGAGAAGAGGAACAAAAGTGGCCAAGGTTTACGAAATAGCAAACCTGATGAAAGCTGTGGGACGAGCACCATCCAAACGATCTTTTTTCTAG